In the genome of Xenopus laevis strain J_2021 chromosome 1S, Xenopus_laevis_v10.1, whole genome shotgun sequence, one region contains:
- the LOC108707266 gene encoding uncharacterized protein LOC108707266, whose protein sequence is MEQFLELCCPDIRKWVWDRSPDTLEEAARLADKYVESRGQLLQGLPVLTGLSTSAYTPKLSTGHSQTNFTSPSPNGIPAQDLHHRNKMCFRCGSDSHLQATCQLPPRASKLKQPQHVALVTTEMVETPFHPVQAVQHHTQDCASKNMLTSQPIAEYIVMGVQQADQMKHPRHAPTQESNLQNCNVYVGNLGQHGNKAVLEHAFGLYGPLRRIWVAQKPPGFAFVEFEDPHDAATAVQGLNGKTLCGSHVKVELSIRQRHSKHITMCQLAPETKNYRLNQNSSGFLNFSQSVTPSVCGPLPTEGSPINALPLGEEPCGCVKNIGGIDLMSF, encoded by the coding sequence ATGGAACAGTTTTTGGAGCTATGTTGCCCTGACATTCGTAAGTGGGTTTGGGACCGATCACCTGACACCCTAGAAGAAGCCGCTAGACTTGCGGATAAGTATGTGGAAAGTCGTGGGCAGTTACTGCAGGGACTTCCAGTTCTTACAGGCTTGTCTACCTCTGCCTATACACCAAAGCTATCTACCGGACACTCGCAAACAAACTTCACTTCCCCATCACCCAATGGGATACCAGCCCAGGATCTGCATCATAGAAATAAGATGTGTTTCAGATGTGGCTCTGACTCACATTTACAGGCTACATGTCAACTACCACCCAGGGCATCTAAACTAAAACAACCCCAGCATGTTGCTTTGGTTACAACAGAAATGGTTGAGACTCCATTTCATCCTGTACAGGCTGTACAGCACCACACCCAGGATTGTGCTTCAAAGAATATGTTGACTTCCCAACCCATTGCGGAATATATTGTCATGGGTGTACAACAAGCTGACCAAATGAAACACCCACGCCATGCACCAACACAGGAGTCCAATTTACAGAACTGTAATGTTTATGTTGGAAATCTTGGTCAGCATGGCAACAAAGCTGTATTAGAGCATGCTTTTGGGCTCTATGGGCCTTTGCGTCGGATTTGGGTTGCCCAGAAGCCCCCTGGATTTGCATTTGTAGAGTTTGAGGACCCTCATGATGCAGCAACTGCAGTTCAAGGGCTGAATGGGAAGACTTTGTGTGGCAGCCATGTCAAAGTTGAATTATCCATTAGGCAGAGACACAGCAAACATATCACTATGTGCCAACTGGCACCTGAAACAAAGAACTACAGACTTAACCAGAATTCATCAGGATTTTTAAATTTCTCCCAATCTGTGACTCCCAGTGTGTGTGGGCCTCTCCCAACTGAGGGGAGCCCCATCAACGCACTTCCACTGGGGGAGGAGCCATGTGGATGCGTCAAAAACATTGGAGGAATTGATCTGATGTCTTTCTAA